The sequence below is a genomic window from Bombus affinis isolate iyBomAffi1 chromosome 13, iyBomAffi1.2, whole genome shotgun sequence.
ATGCACGATCGATTTAGAAATGAAGGATGGTACGAAACGCGATGAATTACTTTTTGTGAAATTAATTTGCCCCATTAGTAGACCGGAAATCTTGGTGTTGAACGAGGATCGCGAAATTGCCTTTGGACCAACAGCGATCGGTACATCTTCCAGAAAATTTCtcttcgtgaaaaatatttccaatCAGTAAGTACCAACATAAATAAAAAACGAACGATTTCTAaaataagaatttttcgttcttctcttttaaacaatattttatattaaaagttCGAATGTTAAATATCAgaagaataataattttataaatgttctAAGATATATATgagaatatttaagaaaatgatTTCAAAATTTGATACTCGTTTCAATTAGAAACGTGAAGATAGACGTGAGTTTATTAGATCCGTTTGGACCATTTTTCGTGCCTCCTGGAAGGACGATCGAAACTGGCTCCATCTTGAAGCTTCCAGTTACGTATCAGCCGGAAGAAAATCACGAAGATGAAGTGAGCTATCtttaaattgaatttaatcccTTATTTGATCATGGGgaggaaaaattaaaaagcattGTAGGTAGGGATTCTAATAAAATCCGTTCGTGGCGCCTTGCTTTTGAAGAGAAATGTCCATCCGTTTCCTTCTATAGTTCGCGTATCTTTGACTTTGTACCTTCCTGGGCCAGGAATTTCCCATGATGGACCTGGCCTGATAAATTCAACGTTTATATTAAAAGGATAATTCTTCGTATTCTTTGGTTTCCTTGGAGATTTTGGGTCGTAATGGCCAGGTCCTGGTTCCTTTGGATCTTTGTAACATAACGCTAGATCTTTCAACATCGCTCTGGTACCTGACACCTTAGGAAATCTATCGAAAGATTTATTTTTTGATTATTATAAAAACTAGAATATTCATTTCAGGGGAATAGAAAATATCTCACATTGcataaatgtaaattttgatAATAATACCTTGGACAGGTGGTCCAACGTCCCTTAAAATAATACGATTTATGCAACAATTTGTCCATTTCTGCCGGCAACGATCTAGGCCAGTCTCCACGATCCTCCAATTTCACAGTTGCAAAATAGCCCTTGATCGTGCTTTCATCCCTTGGCCCTGAAAACAAATCGATCGATGTAGAATATTTGAAACGCGTAACATCGATCTTGAATAACCTGTGAACAAATCGTAGGGTCCTTTTTTCCCAGTAACCTTCTTCAGGTAAGTTTCAAGAGATTTTGGATGTCTCACGTCGTAcctaaaaatacaaataattcgtCAGTTCTAAATTTTCGTGTTCATATCTTCGTGATAgatagactgcggatgtttatggaaATTCTTATTTGTACGAACGAGAGAAATAGGGATTTGTTTCACTTGTTAAACATTAATGCACGAACTTTTCTTCGAATGTTTTATATCTTAAGCAGAATTTTGATATattggaatattttatatttttacagaatttttataaattcaggtacTGTATATTTTTTccatgttatatacaattttatagaatttctGTACATTCTAACGTCTTATACGTATTTTcatagaatttttataaattctataaattttctCTTAATCTgccctataaatgcataaatatccgcagttgACCAATCGCTATAAGCCTTCTTTCTGTTccaaaaattgaataaaattggaaattacGAACAAATTGCATGGCAGCGTCCAAGGTTTCATTAGAGTACGGAATCTAGGCCGCAAACCATCGTATTCAAAAGTTGGCACGCAAGACTGTCCCTCTCGTCTTCTTTTGTCCACGTAGTAATAAGGACACTTCCTTGTATACCCTGAAACAAACAATCAAGAGCGTTAGTAAGATTTATCGAGCTACTTATatctataaagaaataatttcgAATCATTCGCCTGGCCCAGGAGTAGTCGATGGCCAAGCAGGTTGGAAAAGGGGAACAGTTCCAAATCCAACGTCTCTTTTAACAGCCTTGCAAGCTTCGTTCAGGATGATATCAGGCCACTGGGGTATTTCGTGGGTTCCTGGGCCACGTCCTGTCTTCATCAGGTATCTCTGTGTCGCATATTTTTCTACTCTTCCTCCCATTGTCCTCGAAAATTCCTCAGACTCCAACTCCTTCTTCCAGCTGGTTTTCATTTTGAAACAAATTTTCTCTATATTAATTGCGATATAATAAGAAAAGATTTAACTCTTGTACAGGTGACCAAAACGTTCGCGATTCTTGGGCAACCAGGGTATTTCATGCAGGAATTTTGGTACATCAGATACGTAGCGATAATTTTCTTACCTCCgcgaaattttcaattttctcatTCTGCATCGTACCAAGTACGATTTTAAGCAATCTGAACGAGAAAATTACGTAAAACTGTACTATAATCTGATCATATAGAAATGGGAAAAGCTGTCGCGAGTGGTTAAACCCATATATCTGAACCTTTATCGTCCGAGGCTTTGTTACTTAAAATTTTGTGCATAAACTTTCATTTCAAAGACGTGAATTGTCGTAAAGAAATCTACAGTGGTTTAGTGGCATGTTTATGGCAAACCATACAAAGAGCTAACTATTAATAGCATTTAATGGAAATATACCTGATGCCAGCGGATTTGTTTTTAGGAATCAAAGGGTCGTACGATCCCACTGCTATTGATGACGTTGGGTCGTTTGTGTAGAATTTTGGGTGTAATCCAATGTGTACGTCGCGTTTTGATCCGGTGCCGAATGGCGCACCAGGCTTCTTCATGCGTGGAATTAGGCATTGGCATCGCCATTTACACGTGCATCGACAAATTTTAAACGACTGCGTTTTGGTTCCACAAGACATTTTTGgtttttttttatcgatctcCCTCAATTGctaatttccaaatttttaacATTGATCGTCTGTGATTACAATACGACTGCGGATACACTTATGCAATACGTATTTTCATCACTAACTTTTTTGTACCTAAGCtttttttgtaattaaaaaGATTTCTCTTACGTATTATAATGAGCGCTCTACTATAATGCTATAAACTGTATTTCGtacgttataatgaatattataacgagtaccgTACTCTGTAcagtttatatattttatatattgtgtAGGAAATTTCCAACAAGTTAGCGATAACTATCTTTTTCTGATATCTTATCTCCTTTTCTTATTGATTGTCCTCGCCTaggaaatatttctttaattacgtATTGCGATCTTGAGCAAAGGCTTTTAATCGGGTTAAAAAGGTTAATAAAGTAAAAACACAAATTTTGAACTCTTTCTGCGATTGGAACCAAGTTCGTACGATATCTATCGATCGATGAATTCCAGAATCTGTCGCGTTTTTCAACAGAAATTCGATTACGTTTCCATCGAtataaaatttttgtaaattgaCGAATCTACAGGCCACGTTAGGAACAAATAATGAAAGGAATTAATTTTCGCTAGAATCAAGAATATTTCGAAGTTTCCAGTTCCAGAACGAGAACGAGATGGAGCGTAAAACTTACGGGACGAGGAGTGGTGCCATCTTATGTCTTGAAACCTCGATTTCGGGTTGCTCGTTTCGAACTtaccgacgagaaatccatagAACTGAGGATGTCTGTAAGTTTAAAACAACCATTGTAAATACTTTTCCATTCCTTACTCTATAAACCTTTAACACTGCACAAAATACGTATATGATGTATGAAgatatcttcgttaacttacgCTGTTAATTATCAACGGCGGATAATTAGCGAAGCTCTGCCCGTATATCTTTGTTTGATAAAATAGTTGGTCGATCAATTTCCAAAGTTTCCtattagaaaagaaaaagtacAGAAGACCGGAGAATAAATTTGGTCAGGAACTTGATAAAGGGATAATAATCCAGCACTTAACATTTATCGAGTCTTCATTGTCAACAAGAATGATGTATTTTAACTTATGCGGCCTTTATTTTCCATTCAAACAACGATTACGAGCAATTAATTAACTGGATAATTTGATTCTCAACGAACAAATAACTAAATAAAGGATGGTGCAGTTTAATGCAGAAAGAGCAATCACCACAAATGTAATTGTAATTGGATGGTGAAAACGTATGAGCCTGTTGTTTCAAGATTAATTGGAGAAGCGACGCATGAGAGGCTTCTAATTACTCCTGGTAATGCCACCACGCGACGAATTAATTGCGATCCATTATCTTTCGTCCGTATTTTATCGATTACCATTTTCATACGAGGTACTAAACAATCAAGTTTCACGTAACTCCCAAATGATCCGTGCTCTCTCTATGATCCATTGTATCCTCGCTGGATATGCATACACGGGATATGTATAacgtttgcaaatttattcAATCTACACGAAACTAATCGACGACCGTGTCAACAACACTAAACGATTTTGTTCCCTTCCGGCTTATGCCACGTGAGCCGGATGTTACGCGCAGGGGATCACGAATCTTTTTGAAACTTTGCTCGCTAAAGTCGTGGATAATTAAGAGAAATATCTGTATGatcaatataatttttaaatattcgtaTTTCTATGCTGCACACTTTTCATGTGTTTAGATCGCAGAAGCagtgttttaattaaattcctaCGAGTATCTGTTACGATAAAATActtgaaaatacagattccatattttataaataattcttcATACTACGTAAAATATTCTTTGGAAATTCATAGATTATTCCGGCGATTCTTTCCTCTCGAGTATTTGTTCATTCTCTCTAAACTTCGCAGGAATCttcatatttcaataatttaagtAAAGCCAATTTTCCACGAATATTCAGACTTCGATTAAAAATCCAATCTccattttgaaaataattcttGGTATCGTCGGACGTTACGTTTCTTTCGAAACCCGTCTATCGTGCAGTGCCATCGATTCAATCCCATTCTTCTGCAAGATACAAGAAACATATAAGAAAACAGCTCACGGCTTACAATATTGTTCTCCTAATGGTGCACCATTGTCTGGTTAGAAAAATGCTATTCTAAATCAGGAAATCGTCGACTGCAGGCGAGTATCGGATTCGAAAGGACAAGAAATGGCGATAACTTTATCCGCGCCTTTCGTTACGACTTTCAATGGCTCTATCGTGGTCAAAGGATTATCTGTTATTTTGATACGGACGCGACGAGAAATGTAATTTCGTTGTCATCTCTAATATTACATTGCACGAGTACGAGGAAAACGTTGCTGGAATCAATGAAACGAGAAAACGAGTTCCGTGATCGTTCGACGAGTTTCACACCCTCTCTGAATAAGCGACAAAAATCACACTCTGCTGAATTACCCTGGACGTTCACCTCGTcaatttttttcttcgtttgaCAGCTACTATTCCAAAGGATTAAAGGGGAggaattttttttaattgaaacaTACTTTTTCACGTTCTTTTCCCAAACGGTGACTATTTAATTTTCTGAGTGAAATAAAGTATCGTTAAAGGTGTTTCGATATATCGTAGATTATAGCTTCTGCttgatgatttcttttatttttctgaaTGGTAATCTTCGAgagtatgaaatatttaattctgataattgttTGTATCGCGTTATCTTTCTCAGAAGAATGTAGAATGATTATCTTCTTTCCTCAATGAATTCTCCCTTCAAGAGCTTAACACGCCGACAGTAATTAATTCTTCCTTATCTCTGTAATACCTATTCTCAGCTCTGGAAATCAAGGATTACACAGAAACGAACGGCTGCAAATAAATTGGCATGATCCTCGAATACTGGCAATTACTAAACTGTTTCCGCCGTATCTACCTATTTAACTCTACGTTTTATTCCTTTAAACAAACCAAGCGGAGAATTTAATTGTTCCGGTTCGAAATTCGAGTCAACACGTTCCACGAAGATCGAACTCGTTAATGTCTATATAATCTCGCTACTCTGAATCCTTTTGTATTAGCTTGGATGACTTGCAATAAATGCTTTGAAGCCACCAACTAGCCCCAGATTCTAGCGAAACAATTTCCTGTTGCGGATACACGACTCATGTCAGATACTTGCAAACAAAGTTGCCTTTTAAGCATTGCCACGAACTCTTCAAAGGATGCTGAAGTTAAAATTGTACGGCGTAGGTGAAGTATAGAAAATTGGATCGCAAGAATCTTTGACAACCGACGCTGTGCCGTGGATGGAAAATGCCAAATCGTAGTTCCGCGAATTCGATAAATAAGTTTctcaaagaaatatttaataccTGGCGAGAAAAAGTCTCGTGCGTAATTACAATCACGAAAAGTAGACTATTTCTATACGATGAATCTTGAAAAACTCGTATCACGCGGTAAATCTACTTGATCAATTCGTTGAATAAATTTCCTAGAAAAATATCTGGCGGGGAATAAAAAAAGGTTTCATGCGCGCTTGCCATAGAAGGAATTTAAATGATTTCCATGTATACGAtggattttgaaaaaaaaatgtattataatGAACTGGCCTGATAAATTCGACGAATAAATTAGTTATTAATTTTTggcaaaggaaaaagaaaagtctCGCGCATAATTGTGATCAAAGGAATTTTACATTATGCCTATGCGATGGATGTTGAAAAGATTTTTATTACACAATGAGGAACTTTTGAATacagaactctttaacaaatgATATATCATTAAGCTTCGTCTGGTTTCATTAACGTTGAGAAATTGTGCAGTTGTAAAATGGTGAACTTTTGGCCGAACAGATTTCCAAGCTTTTGTTACAACTGGTGTACGATTAAGCTTCGTGTCGTTTTACCAACGTTGAGAAATTGTATAATTTTCGAATGGTGAACTTTCGAATGAAAAGTACTCCGAAGCAAGACAAACCGTGTACATTAAACTTCGTGTCATTTTATTAACGTCGAAGGATTGTTATGACACCGTGTATTATTACCGTGTATTATACCTGTATAATGGCGAACTTTTCATCGAAGAGTTTCCTTAAGACGAGACATTAAGCCTCGTATTGTTTTACCGTAATATCGAGGACCTGTTTCATCAGATGCTTCCTTTGTGAAGTTTAAACATGATATTACAATTTGCACGGTTTCTTCGCGAAAATCCAAATCTCTTATCTTGCAGAAACTCTTCAGCTAAAATAACTAAATCAAGACATTTTCAGTTATCTCTCGTTGATATGCATAGCATAAATTTTCACGCGAATTCTACTATTGTAAATCACCAGAGAAATTTCATAATGACCTGTCCCAACAAGCTAATCATCTAACGTGTACAGATTAAATTCCAGTAACCAGGGACGACTAAATTCTTTTATCTTGTTCTATTTATCTTTATGTTTCTTATCTTTTTCGTACACACCGAAACGTAACgctctcttcttcctttttctcgccATTTCCCTCGCTGTTCCAGCACTTCCGTCTCTTTACTCCGTCGTTCAAAATAGTTTGGCATAATTTAGACACGTAGCTCGATGCGATGATGTTTctgaaaatttaataaagcaCTAATGGCCAAAGCAATTTACCAAAATCGTCAACTTCGTCGAATTAAAAATCGTTGTTCAACagcataatatatatttctttatagaATTTGTCATTTTTCTCTCTTGAATAATGTTACAATTATAATATTCTTTATTCATTATTCGTATGCTGTATTCACGATATATAAATCACAATTTATCAATTGGAATTCTGCGCGCGTGCTATCCGATTTCCAAAGGGCTTTGTTTCTCGAATGTTTCGCGATTCGCATAAATTATCCATCGCCACGcaagttataaatatatatttatgataataatatgaatttatataaatatcactCAAATCCTCGCCGGCTGCTTAATGTTTAATCAACACGCTGTCGAATTTCATCGGATTGATTAATTGGTATCCCTTGTCATTTTATGTTCGAAAATATTGTAGATACAAAATACCGGGTCGTGTCCATTGATTTTCCGACTTTCGTTGATGGATGTGCTCGAAGGCGACATCCCACGCCCACGAGATAAATCTCCACAAAGATCCTCCATAAAGAGGAGGAAAGGAAAAGCTGAGAGTGGAAAATCGGCGAAGGCGGAGTTTGACGACAATCTGTTACCGAACGAGGAATTGGCGATATTCGGTGGAAACCTCAAACGATCCGAGGATCGGAGCAGTTTCTCCTTTTGGAATGTCGACGAGAACATGCAGTTACTGGTCCTCGAAAGGAAGACGGTATGATAAAAATCTCATACGATTTCAATTGGAAATCTCTCTTTTATGCTTTCCATGTAAAACTTTTTCTCCTGTTGCCCATGTTCTATGTGCGCttgttttattgaaaatttacaTAGACATGACTTCGACTTGCCAGCATTTTTCATGAGCGACAGATTTGACTTTTaaagcatcaatcaatcaaagTTTCGTATCTACCTTTTAAAGGTTTAATCCTTTCACGAAGAACGCAGAACgataaatttagaaaataattgtttCTGCATTTCCGAGATTCTCTGCGTCTCTGTAATCGGATACGGGAAATACGTACCTTATATCTCGTGGATGGAGCGCGCAGATTTGTCTTCCTTCAAATCCACTGAGATGCTATAGAATAGTGAGAGAATTCGTAGGAAtcgtattttattatacaaacaAAAAGTATCACCGTTTGCTCATTCTTATTCTCATTCACATTGTCGGGGTTTCGGaggtttttaattttttttaatttaataaataataatttttaattttttcaaaacaGCATTTATTCGATACGTTCTACAATATAACATCGAGATAGCTCGTAGAATGTCATTAATGATTGCAAGAATATCGCAAGAATGTTAATTATTATAACCGTGGAAAAAGAACAGCGACGACGTAATTCCAAATTGAAGGGATCGATTCGTTTGCGTATCTTCGAAGATTTCTACTTTTCTTGAAGTCCCCTGCTTTTAACgtctaattaaaattaaataaatcgataaGTTCGATGTTTCTAATTACAAAGAGTCGAATAACGCTTCAAGAATTTGTCTCTCGCGTTACAGGTGGAATTCGGTGTACGATTTCAACCTGTTAGCGAGGGAAAGGATTCAGGCGCGAAAGAAAGCACGAAAGCAACGCCAAGAGTGAAGAAAAAGGCCAACGCGAAGAAAAATGCGGACAAGCAGAAAGAAACGAACTATTGCCACGTGGCGATAGTGAAGCTTACGCTGGGAAGCTCCACATTGCTCGATTTTATAATAGTATGTTCGATGAACTAAAAAGTTGCTCATTTTTTACTTCAACAGACGCGAGCTTTGAATCGAATAGTTTGAAGATCGCAGAAGCTGGCGTATTAATCGCCCGTATTCTCGTAGAAATTACTCGGAGAATTTATCGGTGCATTTTTCTACGCGGTTCCCTACTCGATTATCGATTGCTCGTTCTTCATATGTGCAAACGCATGATCACCTTCGATTACCCTTCAAATATTCACGAACATGTGCAGAATATTATGAATATCGTTGCTTGAGAGAAGATGAAAAATTCAAAAGTCATATAAATTGCATTCTGATCATTCTTTCACagacatttaaaaaattcaggaACGCTTCAAGGGACACCTTAAAGAATAATTCATACACTCTGTAAGAAGTAAGTAAGTAAGTTTCTCAGTGTTCTTGAATTTCCTAAGATATTACCTTTTTTTCAGTTCTTTGAAGTTCCATGATTTTATGAGTCTTCGTTGTCCCCTCAGCTTTCTTAACTTGTCACGTTTTTCAAGTGTTTGCAATTGCCTGTACGTTTCACTTTGCGCGTCCATTTTCCtactttttctctcgtttcacATCTACTACTTCCATTCTCTTCGCATTGCTGATTCCCCATTTCCCACTTTCATTTCCCTAGCTTGCCTAATTTTCTGTTTCTTCTCTTCCATTTCCACTGGCTCCttctatttctttatttctCACTTTTTACTTTCCTTCGTTCTCTACGTACCCATTCGTAACTTGTCCTGTCCGTCCAATCCTAAAAACCTTTTGAAAGTTGCCAAACTCTTCTACTTCTCCAACTCTCATTCCTTCGCTTTAATCCTACATTTTACAATTGAAACAAGAATAATTCACAGTTCGAAGGATCATCgaagatttaaaaatattatttttattggcaGTGCGCAACCCTTCGGCACAATAATTCGCAATGAAACCCCGTGTTAGATATATCTTGCACAGTTTATTCGAATATTTACATGCAAACGCAGGCGTAAAAAATCGATACAATTTTATGGACGTCCTCCTATAAAATTAAACACGAAGAAAAATCATTTACATACAATCGCACTTCCTATCTGATCCAGTAGTCCGGTGCATGACTCTGCAAGACAATTTTGTCAAGCTTTCCATGGATAAAATATAACACCGCGATGACATAGAGTCGCGTATGAATTATACTACCCGTTATTTCCATGTACACGACACGCTTTTCGCTCCAACAATGATTAACACgcacatatatatgcatatacagAGACACATTCTTTTCAATTACATTCTGATCGCACAGATCCAAGCGAATCTATAATTAATTCGAGGAGAAGGTTGTCGATCAATAGGTATGTCATTAAGCTTCGCCACAGTTCATCGTCGTTAATTAGCTAATTAATTGAGTCTTCACATTCAGAGATCAAACTACAACGAAGTTTTTATAGTCTACGTAACGATGAATGCCTTGTACGCATGAAGTTTTCGCGAGTTCTTAATGCCGACAAGATGGAATGCAGAGTTTCCTAAAATTTCTTATGGTTTAACAACGACCGTCGAATAATTTCTAAAGCTCCCTTCTAACACACCGAagcataattttgaaaattacgGTTTCTTCTCCGCGAGATGAACATTTGTCGGATCATTCCGTAAGTAATGTCGTTGATTAATTTATGCGCTGAAGTTACAATGTGCTGTTTTAACTTAAACACGTTTATTGGAGAAGATCGCAAAGAATACTAAATTAAAATGGAAGTTCGTTTTATCGCGATAACCTTTAGTCGTATGCAGCAGAAACAACGGTAGATTACTCAGAGAATTTGGAAGACCGGTGATTTAAAAGGGGAAATTTGTTTCGTCGTGACAAAAGAT
It includes:
- the LOC126923570 gene encoding lymphocyte expansion molecule-like, which encodes MKPWTLPCNLYDVRHPKSLETYLKKVTGKKGPYDLFTGPRDESTIKGYFATVKLEDRGDWPRSLPAEMDKLLHKSYYFKGRWTTCPRFPKVSGTRAMLKDLALCYKDPKEPGPGHYDPKSPRKPKNTKNYPFNINVEFIRPGPSWEIPGPGRYKVKDTRTIEGNGWTFLFKSKAPRTDFIRIPTYNAF